A part of Oncorhynchus masou masou isolate Uvic2021 chromosome 30, UVic_Omas_1.1, whole genome shotgun sequence genomic DNA contains:
- the si:ch211-196f5.2 gene encoding uncharacterized protein si:ch211-196f5.2: MAEETNHTSEAQTNGEQHSPKDSPILGNMVRTELEWDVPMSVPLPIEVISADQPFPFLDTTLADLGIEESAVKERVVWVDTKRTQVKSKSGKLKEKEITILEVRVKAQIPGDKKTQEVLYSTESHTDRSFCRTGVDILPWKSRTQTEENGFQPVEMTVALDIESQPKQEIREV, translated from the exons ATGGCAGAAGAGACGAATCACACCTCGGAGGCCCAGACCAACGGAGAACAACACAGCCCAAAAGATTCCCCTATCCTGGGGAACATGGTACGCACCGAGCTGGAATGGGATGTGCCCATGAGTGTCCCTTTGCCCATCGAGGTCATCAGTGCTGACCAGCCTTTCCCGTTCCTGGACACCACCCTGGCAGACCTGGGCATCGAAGA ATCTGCAGTGAAGGAGCGGGTGGTGTGGGTGGACACCAAGCGGACGCAGGTGAAGAGCAAGTCAGGCAAACTGAAGGAGAAGGAAATCACCATCTTGGAGGTACGGGTCAAGGCTCAGATCCCCGGAGACAAGAAGACCCAGGAGGTACTCTACAGCACCGAGTCCCACACAGACCGCTCCTTCTGTCGGACAGGTGTGGACATCCTGCCCTGGAAGAGTCGCACACAGACAG AAGAGAACGGCTTCCAGCCAGTAGAGATGACCGTGGCCTTGGACATCGAGTCACAGCCCAAACAGGAGATTCGAGAGGTGTGA